One window of Trifolium pratense cultivar HEN17-A07 linkage group LG5, ARS_RC_1.1, whole genome shotgun sequence genomic DNA carries:
- the LOC123886197 gene encoding uncharacterized protein LOC123886197 — MAGEHGNNDNSSVNTLQAAVVEIRRLQTQIAAIEAERTHEKEKAKMISEEEEGENIMDVQPLAQHLWDTQITEAIKVPHLPTFDGKTDPREHLMTIGTQTAIINAPEHLKCKLLADTFKDVALRWYMNLPRNSIESYADFHKKFVHQFAGSKHVKVTSTSLFSIRQNHGESLRSFLARFSEATIKEVNKRAECYIKGEESNAEKRQRDAKEKEYVGRATRAPEHPRPKTGSHQGNTWQRHHGKPYHQPPRREFRNHPAEEEFTPLNASKVYVLNEILASGLANLPPKRANNTPLGLNDNAWCAYHRCRGHSTEKCFRLRDLIEELIKSGHLRRFIDDAAQGRVVVPKIPRHEPRDTQGPSKEPPKERISVNTIAGGFSGGGESSSARKRYVRRAISEIYLVRQPQPLDVPDLAFTARDGLEVAPHDDDPLVIQVQILNCDVKRVLIDSGSSADIMYWEAFKAMQLAEEQLQPYAGALVGFSGEQVDVMGYASLLTTFGEGSNAKTIKVRYLVVKTPFTSYNIIIGRPAFNTLGAAMSTLYLAIKYPLDNGGVGTVRGDQILAKKCYESSLKIRHRASNTNGASERRQATVPGGINIIENSDMDPREEFQDRRVSPIEDLEQVQIGDHPHQTTSLGTALPNEDRRRIIKILKDNADLFAWKPSDMPGIDEGVITHRLSISPNTKPVSQRKRKVGEERRAAIAEEVEKLKEAGFIEEIKYPSWLANVVMVKKANGKWRMCVDFTDLNKACPKDPYPLPNIDRLIDGASGCKMLSFMDAYSGYNQIKMNPTDACHTAFMSNTCNYFYNVMPFGLKNAGATYQRLMDRVFSKQIGKNLEVYIDDMVVKTPEGNRHDEDLLDILRSVRKYNMRLNPAKCSFGVQAGKFLGFMLTSRGIEANPEKCRAIIDMRSPTSVKEVQTLTGRIAALSRFLSCAGEKGFHFFASLRKNERFSWTPECEKAFRQLKEFLASPPILTRPLPGNTLYLYLAVSDRALSSALVQEVEGEEKPIYFVSRTLRGAETRYQRIERLSLAVVVTARKLRQYFQSHKIVVRTDYPIKNVLRKPDLAGRMVAWSVELSEFDITFSPRGAIKSQRLADFVLEMSTPPTTEKAATWTLSVDGASNVRGSGAGVVLEGPDGVMIEQSLRFAFKASNNQAEYEALIAGMKLAKDMEVKELKAMSDSQLLSIMLNVKDITGVKVKVSEARMIGEVIQ; from the exons atggctggagaacatgGAAACAACGATAATTCTAGCGTTAACAccttgcaagccgccgtcgtagaaATTCGGCGTTTGCAGACCCAGATCGCGGCCATCGAGGCCGAAAGAAcacatgagaaagaaaaagcgaAGATGATTTCagaagaggaggaaggagaGAACATCATGGATGTACAGCCTTTGGCACAGCATTTATGGGATACCCAAATTACGGAAGcaatcaaggttcctcaccttcctacctttGATGGGAAAACTGACCCTCGAGAGCATTTGATGACAATTGGAACACAAACcgccataatcaatgctccggaACACCTGAAATGTAAACTACTAGCCGACACCTTCAAGGATGTAGCCTTGCGTTGGTATATGAACCTTCCAAGGAATTCAATAGAAAGCTACGCAgattttcacaaaaaattcGTTCACCAGTTCGCCggatcgaaacacgtgaaagtcacatcaactAGCCTATTCTCCATTCGCCAAAACCACGGCGAATCGTTGCGTAGTTTTCTAGCCAGATTCAGCGAGGCCACCATCAAg GAGGTGAACAAGAGAGCGGAGTGTTACATAAAGGGCGAAGAAAGCaacgccgagaaaaggcaaagagacgCCAAGGAGAAGGAATATGTAGGCCGTGCTACTAGAGCCCCAGAACACCCGCGACCAAAAACGGGAAGTCATCAAGGAAACACATGGCAAAGGCACCATGGTAAGCCCTACCATCAACCGCCAaggagagagttcaggaatcaCCCCGCCGAGGAAGAGTTTACGCCATTAAATGCTTCAAAAGTGTACGTGCTAAACGAAATTCTGGCCAGTGGTTTGGCAAATCTCCCCCCAAAAAGAGCCAACAATACCCCCTTGGGACTCAACGACAACGCCTGGTGCGCCTATCATAGGTGCAGAGGTCATTCTACGGAAAAGTGCTTCCGCCTAagagatttgattgaagaactAATTAAAAGCGGACACCTCCGAAGGTTCATTGACGATGCAGCGCAAGGCCGAGTCGTCGTGCCAAAAATCCCCAGGCACGAGCCACGAGATACTCAGGGGCCAAGTAAAGAGCCTCCAAAGGAGAGGATCTCTGTTAATACAATAGCGGGGGGGTTCTCAGGAGGAGGTGAGtcaagctcagcaaggaaaagATACGTGCGTCGAGCCATCTCAGAGATATATCTCGTGAGACAACCCCAACCACTCGACGTTCCGGATTTGGCATTTACTGCAAGGGATGGCCTGGAGGTAGCGCCCCATGACGATGACCCTTTAGTAATACAAGTCCAAATCCTGAACTGCGATGTAAAGAGAGTACTAATTGATTCAGGGAGCTCAGCAGACATcatgtactgggaagctttcaaggccatgcaattagcgGAAGAGCAATTGCAGCCGTACGCCGGAGCTCTAGTTGGGTTTTCCGGAGAACAGGTAgacgtgatgggctacgcctcACTACTCACTACCTTCGGAGAGGGAAGTAACGCCAAGACCATTAAAGTGCGATATTTGGTGGTCAAAACTCCGTTCACCTCCTACAACATTATCATAGGAAGACCTGCTTTCAACACTttaggggcggccatgtccaccCTGTACCTAGCAATTAAATACCCTCTCGATAACGGAGGAGTAGGAACAGTTAGAGGCGATCAGATCCTCGCCAAAAAATGTTACGAGTCCAGCTTAAAGATACGGCATCGAGCATCCAATACAAATGGAGCATCCGAAAGAAGACAAGCCACAGTTCCGGGTGGCATAAACATCATTGAAAATTCAGACATGGATCCAAGGGAAGAATTTCAAGATAGAAGGGtaagccctatagaagacctggaACAAGTTCAAATCGGCGATCACCCACACCAAACAACCAGTTTAGGAACGGCATTGCCCAATGAGGATAGAagaagaatcatcaaaatcttgaaggaCAACGCTGACCTATTTGCATGGAAACCCtcagatatgccagggattgatgaaggggtgataacacataGATTATCAATATCACCCAACACGAAACCAGTctcccaaagaaaaagaaaggttgGGGAGGAAAGGCGAGCTGCAATAGCGGAAGAAGTGGAGAAACTAAAGGAGGCTGGATTcattgaagaaataaaatacccctcGTGGTTGGCGAAcgtcgtcatggtgaaaaaggccaacggaAAATGGAGGATGTGCGTGGATTTTACGGATCTAAATAAGGCATGTCCCAAAGACCCATATCCTTTACCCAACATAGACAGGTTGATTGACGGCGCTTCAGGATGCAAGATGTTGAGTTTCATGGACGCCTACTCAGGgtataatcaaataaagatgaaccccaCAGATGCctgccatacagcctttatgtcAAATACctgcaattatttttacaacgtTATGCCTTTCGGGTTGAAGAACGcaggagcaacataccaaaggttgatggacagggttttCTCCAAGCAAATAGGAAAGAACTTAGAGGTATACATTGACGATATGGTAGTGAAAACTCCCGAAGGAAATCGCCATGACGAAGACCTTTTGGACATCCTGagatcagtaagaaagtacaacatgaggTTAAACCCAGCGAAATGTTCCTTCGGGGTGCAAGCAGGAAAATTCCTAGGTTTCatgctcaccagcagaggaatagaAGCCAACCCAGAAAAATGTCGagccatcatagacatgagaAGCCCTACATCTGTGAAAGAGGTCCAAACTTTGACGGGCAGAATAGCGGCATTATCCAGATTCTTATCATGTGCGGGCGAAAAAGGCttccacttcttcgcatccCTTAGGAAAAATGAAAGATTCTCCTGGACGCCCGAATGTGAAAAAGCCTTCAGGCAACTAAAAGAATTTTTGGCATCGCCGCCCATCTTGacacgcccattaccaggtaatACCCTTTACCTTTATCTTGCAGTCTCTGATAGAGCCCTAAGTTCAGCTCTGGTTCAGGAAGTAGAGGGCGAAGAAAagcctatatattttgtaagtagaacccTTAGAGGAGCAGAAACAAGATATCAGAGGATAGAGAGGTTGTCTCTTGCGGTGGTTGTCACAGCTAGAAAATTAAGACAATACTTTCAAAGCCACAAGATAGTTGTTAgaacagattaccctatcaagaacgtcctcAGAAAGCCAGACCTAGCAGGAAGGATGGTAGCATGGTCCGTCGAATTGTCAGAATTTGATATCACTTTTTCACCTAGAGGGGCCATCAAATCGCAAAGACTGGCTGACTTTGTATTAGAAATGTCTACCCCGCCAACAACTGAGAAAGCTGCGACTTGGACCCTCTCAGTGGACGGAGCCTCCAACGTACGGGGAAGTGGAGCCGGAGTAGTGTTGGAAGGACCAGATGGCGTTATGATAGAGCAATCAttacgtttcgccttcaaagccAGCAACAACCAGGCAGAGTACGAAGCcttgatagcaggaatgaagttaGCAAAAGACATGGAAGTGAAGGAGTTGAaagccatgagtgattcccaactg CTATCAATTATGTTAAATGTCAAAGACATCACAGGTGTAAAGGTGAAAGTTTCCGAAGCAAGAATGATAGGAGAAGTTATCCAATAG